A part of Sporomusaceae bacterium FL31 genomic DNA contains:
- a CDS encoding cupin, translated as MTQKFIKNIDFGKALNLASLVDYQPGRVVSLTLVQNDTVSLTLFAFSKGEAISTHSAPGDALVYIIDGETEITIGGETLTARTGETVVMPANIPHGLEAVADFKMLLVVVK; from the coding sequence ATGACTCAGAAATTTATAAAAAATATAGACTTCGGTAAAGCCTTAAATTTAGCCAGCCTGGTTGATTATCAGCCTGGCCGGGTTGTCAGCCTTACATTGGTGCAAAATGACACGGTCAGCCTGACATTATTCGCTTTTAGCAAAGGTGAAGCCATTAGTACTCATTCGGCTCCAGGAGATGCGCTGGTCTATATTATAGATGGAGAAACTGAAATCACGATAGGCGGCGAAACACTTACAGCCCGTACTGGCGAAACAGTCGTTATGCCTGCTAATATTCCGCACGGTCTTGAAGCAGTAGCCGACTTTAAAATGTTACTGGTTGTAGTCAAATAA
- the clpB gene encoding chaperone protein ClpB, with amino-acid sequence MQQDKYTQRALAAMQGAQQLAAMYYHQEITTAHLLLSLTRDAEGLLNQIFIECKVNPGLLQARLEQLLKKQPAVRGNAASLHMNTAMIRIIALADKMAADMKDQFISTEHLLLAIVEDGDREVVAICHEFGLHRSRIKQIVTTHRAGGTITSDNPEEAFQALNKYGRDVTEQARQGKLDPVIGRDDEIRRVIEILSRRTKNNPVLIGEPGVGKTAIAEGLARRIIAGDVPESLKNKILYSLDLGALVAGAKFRGEFEERLKNVLNEIAKSEGKILLFIDELHTVVGAGAAEGAMDAGNILKPMLARGELRCIGATTLNEYRKHIEKDTALERRFQPVMVGQPTVEDTISILRGLKERYEIHHGVRIKDSALVSAAVLSDRYIADRFLPDKAIDLVDEAAAKLRTEIDSMPSELDEILRRVMQLEIEEQALKKEDDLSAQDKTKHIQDELVLLRQQAEQLKQQWQVEKQSIMRVRGIKQEIELLKAEMEAAERSYDLTRLAELKYGRIPELEHRLTEAEQGLAAKQSGKTLLKEEVSDEDIAKVVSRWTGIPVSRMLAGERAKLAKLQDVLHSRVVGQDDAVQAVSEAIIRARAGIKDPNRPIGSFIFLGPTGVGKTELAKALAEFLFDDERNIVRLDMSEYMEKHAVARLIGAPPGYVGYDEGGQLTEAVRRRPYSVILLDEIEKAHQDVFNVLLQILDDGRLTDSKGRTVSFKNTIIIMTSNLGSAEILQNDFSVAKERVLALLKTYFRPEFLNRVDDTIVFNALTTEQVQSIAGILLSNLNKRLQKQVNISLSWDEQVLSFLAQAGYDPAYGARPLRRLISRTIETELSKKIVLGEVSESSQVKTVVDQGEIKVTVI; translated from the coding sequence ATGCAACAAGACAAATATACTCAAAGGGCGCTGGCGGCAATGCAGGGAGCACAGCAGTTGGCAGCAATGTACTATCATCAGGAAATTACTACAGCACATTTACTGCTTTCATTGACGAGAGATGCAGAAGGGCTGTTAAACCAAATCTTTATCGAGTGTAAGGTTAATCCCGGGTTACTGCAGGCCAGACTTGAGCAATTACTAAAAAAACAACCGGCAGTACGTGGCAATGCTGCAAGTTTGCATATGAATACCGCTATGATCCGGATTATTGCGCTGGCTGATAAGATGGCAGCCGATATGAAAGATCAGTTTATCAGCACCGAGCATTTGTTGTTAGCTATTGTTGAAGACGGAGATCGTGAAGTTGTGGCAATTTGCCATGAATTTGGTCTGCATCGCAGTCGCATCAAGCAAATTGTTACTACACATCGGGCTGGTGGAACAATCACTTCCGATAATCCTGAAGAAGCTTTTCAAGCATTAAATAAATATGGCCGCGATGTAACTGAACAGGCACGACAAGGTAAATTAGATCCGGTTATTGGCCGTGATGATGAAATTCGTCGGGTTATTGAGATATTATCCCGCCGGACCAAGAATAATCCGGTGCTTATCGGTGAACCAGGTGTGGGGAAAACGGCAATCGCCGAGGGGTTAGCCCGACGGATTATTGCCGGAGATGTACCGGAATCACTTAAAAACAAGATACTCTATTCTTTAGATTTAGGAGCACTAGTCGCTGGGGCAAAATTCCGGGGAGAGTTTGAAGAACGACTTAAGAATGTTCTAAACGAAATTGCTAAATCTGAAGGCAAAATCTTATTATTCATTGATGAACTTCATACGGTAGTGGGTGCCGGAGCAGCCGAAGGCGCTATGGATGCCGGGAATATTTTAAAGCCCATGCTGGCCAGGGGGGAACTGCGTTGTATTGGTGCAACAACCTTAAATGAGTATCGCAAGCATATTGAGAAGGATACAGCGCTGGAGCGCCGCTTCCAACCGGTCATGGTTGGGCAGCCAACTGTTGAAGATACAATATCCATATTACGCGGGCTTAAGGAACGCTATGAAATTCATCATGGTGTAAGAATTAAAGATTCAGCTTTAGTTTCGGCTGCCGTATTGTCAGATCGTTATATCGCTGACCGTTTTCTACCCGACAAGGCTATTGATCTGGTAGATGAAGCTGCCGCCAAGCTGCGTACCGAAATTGATTCCATGCCTAGTGAACTTGACGAAATACTTCGGCGGGTTATGCAGTTGGAGATTGAGGAACAGGCCTTGAAAAAGGAAGACGATCTTTCTGCTCAGGATAAAACCAAGCATATTCAGGATGAATTAGTCTTGCTGCGTCAGCAAGCTGAACAGTTAAAACAGCAATGGCAGGTTGAAAAACAATCTATTATGCGGGTTCGCGGCATTAAGCAGGAAATTGAATTATTAAAAGCCGAGATGGAAGCTGCTGAACGGTCTTATGATTTAACTCGTTTAGCTGAGTTAAAATATGGCCGTATACCAGAACTCGAGCACCGTTTAACGGAAGCAGAGCAGGGCTTGGCTGCAAAACAAAGCGGGAAAACCTTGTTAAAAGAAGAAGTCAGTGATGAAGACATTGCTAAAGTAGTAAGCCGATGGACTGGAATCCCTGTAAGCCGGATGCTGGCTGGTGAACGTGCTAAATTGGCTAAACTTCAGGATGTATTGCATTCGCGGGTTGTCGGTCAAGATGATGCTGTACAGGCGGTCAGTGAAGCAATTATAAGGGCTCGGGCTGGCATTAAAGATCCGAATCGTCCTATTGGTTCGTTTATTTTCCTTGGGCCGACAGGGGTTGGTAAAACCGAGTTAGCTAAAGCCCTGGCAGAATTCTTATTTGATGATGAACGCAATATTGTCAGACTCGATATGAGCGAATATATGGAAAAGCATGCGGTCGCTCGGTTAATTGGTGCTCCTCCGGGGTATGTCGGGTATGATGAGGGCGGCCAGCTGACCGAAGCTGTTCGGCGACGTCCTTATAGTGTTATCTTACTTGACGAGATTGAAAAGGCTCACCAGGATGTTTTTAATGTATTGCTGCAAATTTTGGATGATGGACGTTTGACAGACAGCAAAGGCCGGACGGTTAGCTTTAAAAATACCATCATTATTATGACTTCTAATTTAGGTTCAGCCGAAATTTTACAGAATGACTTTTCTGTTGCCAAAGAACGGGTATTAGCACTGCTGAAGACTTATTTCCGGCCAGAGTTTCTAAACAGGGTTGACGATACCATTGTGTTTAATGCTTTAACTACCGAACAAGTTCAAAGCATTGCAGGTATCTTGTTGAGCAATCTGAATAAGCGCTTGCAAAAGCAGGTCAATATTAGTCTAAGCTGGGATGAACAGGTTCTTAGCTTCCTGGCGCAAGCAGGTTATGATCCGGCCTACGGCGCTCGTCCGCTGCGACGGTTGATTAGCAGGACGATTGAAACTGAATTAAGCAAGAAGATTGTCTTGGGCGAAGTTAGTGAGAGCAGTCAGGTAAAGACTGTAGTCGATCAAGGTGAAATTAAAGTAACAGTAATTTAA
- a CDS encoding methyl-accepting chemotaxis sensory transducer, whose product MLWFGNKKALQKLTQQTAEYSRGNMANQLNVVDYPEELKPLAGHIASLADMLRQFTQETQVSSSKVSAAVKQVNASIANVNELAEDVKQSALGSQKLTIAIADMAVDTAQQVEEVMTSAKTIANVAGGIYQDSIETKKIAEQGSDAVSEASTAMHDIQQASAQIEQRIKALTQIAREIDTFLDTIQGISSQTNLLALNASIEAARAGEHGRGFAVVAQEIQKLSDASTDAANSANGLLAQIDAGVLEAAKAVESGASSVQRGVKAMADADLSLKSILAASGQIESQLAEASAARQAQLSATGRAADRLGKMSAMCQEAAAHVNIATAAVERQESHLFETLKMGDVLAEVAGVLVETTGKISLVDIKNQQELDHKLALVKNILNKTAQDHRIIELTEAGHFETLTELLERQSELEAAWTNTSDGQFIVSLPPAGIANASSRDWFQQAINGNTYISPVYVSAISHQPCITVSIPIRINDKIAGVLGVDLKLSE is encoded by the coding sequence GTGTTATGGTTTGGAAATAAAAAAGCATTGCAAAAACTAACCCAGCAAACAGCAGAATATTCTAGGGGAAATATGGCAAACCAATTGAATGTTGTCGACTATCCGGAAGAATTAAAACCATTAGCCGGCCATATTGCATCTTTGGCAGATATGCTGCGGCAATTTACTCAAGAGACACAAGTTTCTTCAAGTAAAGTTTCAGCAGCTGTAAAGCAGGTTAATGCTTCTATTGCCAATGTCAATGAATTAGCGGAAGATGTTAAACAATCGGCATTAGGTTCGCAAAAACTTACAATTGCTATTGCCGATATGGCTGTAGATACTGCTCAGCAAGTTGAAGAAGTGATGACTTCAGCAAAAACGATTGCTAATGTTGCTGGGGGCATTTATCAAGATAGTATTGAAACCAAAAAGATTGCTGAGCAAGGGTCTGATGCTGTTAGTGAAGCATCCACGGCTATGCATGATATTCAGCAGGCTTCTGCACAAATTGAACAACGAATCAAAGCCCTAACACAAATTGCTAGAGAGATCGACACTTTTCTAGACACCATACAAGGTATTTCGTCCCAGACAAATTTACTGGCATTGAATGCCAGCATTGAGGCAGCACGGGCAGGCGAACATGGACGGGGATTTGCGGTAGTAGCCCAAGAAATTCAGAAATTGTCGGATGCCAGTACAGACGCAGCAAATTCGGCAAATGGTTTATTAGCCCAAATTGATGCGGGTGTGCTTGAAGCTGCCAAAGCTGTTGAATCGGGTGCTTCATCGGTGCAAAGAGGTGTCAAAGCGATGGCTGATGCTGATCTTAGCTTAAAATCAATACTCGCTGCAAGTGGTCAGATTGAAAGTCAATTGGCTGAAGCCAGTGCGGCACGTCAAGCACAATTAAGTGCAACTGGCCGGGCTGCTGATCGTTTAGGGAAAATGTCAGCCATGTGCCAGGAGGCAGCAGCTCATGTCAATATTGCTACAGCTGCCGTAGAACGCCAGGAAAGCCATTTGTTTGAGACTTTAAAAATGGGTGATGTGCTGGCTGAAGTTGCTGGGGTATTAGTTGAAACCACTGGCAAAATATCCTTGGTGGATATTAAAAATCAGCAAGAGCTTGATCATAAATTAGCTTTAGTAAAAAATATCCTCAATAAAACGGCTCAAGATCATAGAATCATTGAGTTAACCGAAGCGGGGCATTTCGAGACTTTAACTGAGTTGCTTGAGCGGCAATCCGAGCTCGAAGCAGCCTGGACAAACACGAGTGATGGTCAATTTATTGTTTCATTACCACCTGCTGGTATCGCTAATGCTTCTTCAAGAGACTGGTTTCAGCAGGCTATTAATGGAAATACTTATATTTCGCCGGTATATGTTTCGGCAATATCGCATCAGCCTTGTATTACAGTCTCAATTCCAATTCGAATTAATGATAAAATTGCCGGGGTTTTAGGAGTAGACTTAAAACTATCTGAATAG